The following coding sequences lie in one Catharus ustulatus isolate bCatUst1 chromosome 5, bCatUst1.pri.v2, whole genome shotgun sequence genomic window:
- the PCM1 gene encoding pericentriolar material 1 protein isoform X19: MATGGGPFEEHMNDQDLPSWSNESLDDRLNNTDWGGQQKKANRSSEKNKKKLSGEGETRLTNDISPESSPGMERRKTRTSHSFPHARYMTQMSVPEQAELERLKQRINFSDLDQRSIGSDSQGRATAANNKRQLNENKKPFNFLSLQINTNKSKDPASGSQKKESGVSAQCKELFGAALSKDFLQNCQVSAQEDATGEQAMDSSQIVSRLVQIRDYIAKASSMRDDLVEKNERSANVERLSHLIDDLKEQEKSYLKFLQKMLARDPQHEAKEELENLKKQHDLLERMLQQQEQLKALQGRQAALLALQHKAEQAIAVLDDSVVTETTGSVSGVSLTSELNEELNDLIQRFHNQLHDSQTQSVPDNRRQAESLSLTREISQSRNSSMSEHQSDEKAQLFNKMRMLQGKKQKMDKLLGELHTLRDQHLNNSSFFPASGSPQRSVDQRSTTSAASGPVGIVTVVNGESNSLASAPYPDSLVSQNESEEDENLNPTEKLQKLNEVRKRLNELRELVHYYEQTSDMMTDAVNENTKEEEETEESETDSEHEDPQPATNIRNPQGISGWSEINSNSNVQCGTNNRDGRHLNTDCEINNRSAANIRTLKMSSALDCHNRENDKHFDLPQGEDDEVEEDRVSEDSLSSHRSSLGDVAGDAEFEQKINRLIAAKQKLRQLQNLAAMVQDDDPEPQGTIANASNIGDLLGEMDEAKQQPNNVRASSNKLKKDVRLNEKAREKFYEAKLQQQQRELKQLQEERRKLIEIQEKIQVLQKACPDLQLAADLGNCPANRQTSQVTSTPAMNECNTADKPLFDCGESVPVGNEQLWSEMRRHEILREELRQRRKQLEALMAEDQRRRELAETISTVAASVKSEGSEAQCTPQQSRTEKTMATWGGSTQCALEEENGGEDGYLSDGVGQAEEEEEDASSLNDSFSVYPNNNIPENAYFVKGNRDRWKNCRPLSADGNYRPVSKTRQQQNISMRRQENFRWMSELSYVEEKERWQEQINQLKKQHEFSVSICQTLMQDQQTLSCLLQTLLTGPYGMMSNNVASSQIHLIMHQLNQCYTQLTWQQNNVQRLKQMLSDLMQQQEQQCQEKPSRKERGSSAPPPPSPVFCPFSFSPQPVNLFSVPGFTNFSSFAPGINYNPVFPSGFGDFAHNISPRSSEQQEQQHPLDHNTSGKTEYMAFPKPFESSSSNGAEKQRRNHRQPEEEMENISTWLNDSQEIKKDDQSQLNAGFAVPVQNVASGHKNQCDTNRRREFDEESLESFSSMPDPIDPTTVTKTFRSRKASAQASLASKDKTPRSKNKRKSSSQLKGRSKNTGYESASASSVCEPCKSNKIRHTDDVVHAKVFSKRNQEQLEKIIKYSRSTEMSSAHARRILQQSNRNACIEAPETGSDLSMFEALRDTIYSEVATLISQNESRPHFLIELFHELQLLNTDYLRQRALYALQDIVTRHLSEKNEKGKCAKSLNSATWVASNSELTPSESLASTDDETFGKNIAEACQDCEQPDADNGSIMSTSSNFEPFATDDLGNTVIHLDKALSWMRDYERMKVEPESTLDSEGCSSNFQGASTAKLEGPGTGECQSVPQSGDVSAVPCPRIDTQQLDRQIKAIMKEVIPFLKEHMDEVCSSQLLTSVRRMVLTLTQQNDESKEFVKFFHKQLGSILQDSLAKFAGRKLKDCGEDLLVEISEVLFNELAFFKLMQDLDNNSISVKQRCKRKIETTEGMQSYVKEAKKGLQVDVCSSVEDVDEDKDKDETETAKQAPDSEVRAGNGVPESIRSDASDQEEDEESERGPVAISLSKAETQALTNYGSGEDENEDEEIEFEEGPVDVQTSLQASSETTENEQTSNQELSKAKSSEILSSEQESVNVKGGQDVAAVVPHYLSVIENTPALTVNTSESFITATVKTEGSSSSLAVNETPTQDTTCAENKSGASSESSMAGSPDTESPVLVNEYEPGSGNVSQKSDEDDFVKVEDLPLKLAVYSEAELMKKMKTEAQTKSLSDELLGGSGAQDQELAGDGQTLKEPETFGAQNA, from the exons ATGGCAACAGGAGGTGGTCCCTTTGAAGAACACATGAATGATCAGGACTTGCCCAGCTGGAGCAATGAGAGCCTTGACGACCGGCTGAACAACACG GACTGGGGAGGTcaacagaagaaagcaaacagatcttcagaaaaaaacaagaaaaagcttAGTGGTGAAGGTGAAACAAGACTTACTAACGACATATCTCCAGAATCTTCACCTGGAATGGAACGAAGGAAGACCAGAACTTCTCATAGCTTTCCTCATGCTCGATACATGACTCAGATGTCTGTTCCAGAGCAGGCTGAACTAGAAAGGCTTAAACAAAGAATAAACTTCAGTGATCTGGATCAG AGAAGCATTGGAAGTGATTCTCAAGGCCGGGCAACGGCTGCTAATAACAAACGTCAacttaatgaaaacaaaaaaccattCAACTTCCTGTCACTGCAGATTAACACTAACAAAAGCAAAGATCCTGCCTCAGGTTCCCAAAAGAAGGAAAGTGGAGTATCAGCGCAATGTAAAGAGTTGTTTGGAGCTGCTCTAAGCAAGGATTTCTTGCAAAATTGTCAAGTGTCTGCTCAAGAAGATGCAACAGGAGAACAAGCGATGGATAGTAGCCAG ATTGTGAGCAGACTAGTTCAGATTCGTGACTATATTGCTAAGGCCAGCTCCATGCGGGATGATCTTgtagagaaaaatgaaagatcGGCCAATGTTGAGCGTTTATCACACCTTATAGATGACCTTAAAGAGCAGGAGAAATCCTATCTGAAATTTTTGCAAAAGATGCTT GCCAGAGATCCTCAGCACGAAGCTAAAGAGGAGTTGGAGAACTTGAAAAAACAGCATGATTTATTGGAAAGGATGCTACAACAGCAGGAGCAATTAAAGGCTCTTCAAGGAAGACAGGCAGCTCTTCTCGCTTTGCAGCATAAAGCAGAGCAAGCCATTGCCGTCCTGGATGATTCTG TTGTAACAGAAACTACAGGTAGTGTTTCAGGAGTAAGTCTGACATCAGAACTGAATGAAGAATTGAATGACTTAATTCAACGCTTTCACAACCAACTTCATGATTCTCAG ACACAGTCTGTGCCCGACAACAGAAGGCAAGCAGAAAGCCTTTCACTTACCAGGGAGATTTCACAAAGTAGAAACTCTTCAATGTCTGAACACCAGTCAGATGAGAAGGCACAGCTTTTTAACAAGATGCGAATGTTGCAgggtaaaaagcaaaaaatggaCAAACTATTAGGAGAGCTTCATACGCTTCGTGACCAACATCTAAATAACTCTTCCT tttttcCTGCTTCAGGTTCTCCTCAAAGGAGTGTTGATCAAAGAAGTACAACTTCAGCTGCTTCTGGTCCTGTAGGCATAGTAACTGTAGTCAACGGTGAATCAAATAGTCTGGCGTCTGCTCCCTATCCTGATTCCCTGGTTTCTCAAAATGAGAGTGAAGAGGATGAAAACCTAAATCCAACAGAAAAGCTTCA gaaGCTAAATGAAGTTCGTAAGAGGCTGAATGAGTTACGTGAGTTAGTTCACTACTATGAGCAGACATCTGATATGATGACAGATGCTGTGAATGAAAACActaaggaggaggaagaaactgAAGAATCAGAAACTGATTCTGAACATGAGGATCCACAGCCTGCTACAAACATTAG GAACCCTCAAGGCATCAGTGGTTGGAGTGAAATAAACAGCAACTCAAATGTACAGTGTGGAACTAATAATAGAGATGGAAGACATCTTAATACAGACTGTGAAATAAACAACCGATCAGCTGCTAATATAAGGACTCTAAAAATGTCTTCTGCTTTAG ACTGTCATAATAGGGAGAATGACAAACACTTCGATCTACCCCAAGGTGAAGATGATGAAGTGGAAGAAGATCGAGTTAGTGAAGATTCCTTATCTAGTCACAGAAGCAGCCTGGGTGATGTTGCTGGAGATGCTGAGTTTGAGCAGAAGATCAATAGGCTTATAGCTGCAAAACAGAAGCTTAGACAGTTACAAAACCTTGCTGCTATGGTGCAG GATGATGATCCAGAACCTCAAGGAACAATTGCAAATGCATCTAATATTGGAGACTTGTTGGGCGAGATGGACGAGGCAAAGCAGCAACCAAATAATGTCCGAGCAAGTTCcaacaagttaaaaaaagatGTGCGACTAAATGAAAAAGCAAG AGAGAAGTTCTATGAAGCTaaacttcagcagcagcaacgGGAGCTTAAGCAGTtacaagaagaaagaagaaaactaattgaaatacaggaaaaaattcaaGTGTTACAGAAAGCTTGTCCTGACCTTCAA ttGGCAGCTGACCTGGGTAACTGCCCTGCAAACAGACAGACTTCACAAGTAACATCAACTCCAGCCATGAATGAGTGTAACACAGCTGATAAGCCTTTATTTGACTGTGGTGAATCTGTACCAGTAGGCAATGAG CAGTTATGGTCTGAAATGAGAAGACATGAGATTTTAAGAGAAGAATTGCGACAGAGAAGAAAGCAACTTGAAGCTTTAATGGCTGAAGATCAGAGAAGGAGAGAGCTTGCAGAAACGATATCTACTGTTGCTGCATCTGTTAAAAGTGAAGGGTCGGAAGCTCAGTGTACTCCACAGCAAAGCAGGACTGAAAA GACAATGGCTACCTGGGGAGGTTCTACACAGTGTGCCctagaggaagaaaatggagGTGAAGACGGTTATCTCTCTGATGGAGTTGGTCAggcagaagaagaggaagaagatgcATCAAGTTTGAATGACAGTTTCTCTGTTTATCCCAATAACAATATACCAGAAAATGCCTATTTTGTTAAAGGAAACAGAGATAG GTGGAAAAATTGCCGTCCCCTTTCAGCAGATGGAAATTATCGTCCAGTGTCTAAGACCAGGCAACAACAAAACATAAGTATGAGGCGTCAGGAAAATTTTCGGTGGATGTCTGAACTTTCCTATGTGGAAGAAAAGGAACGATGGCAAGAGCAGATCAACCAGTTAAAGAAACAGCATGAATTTAGTGTCAGCATTTGTCAGACTTTGATGCAGGACCAGCAG acCCTCTCTTGCCTTCTACAGACTTTGCTTACAGGCCCCTATGGTATGATGTCAAATAATGTTGCATCTTCTCAGATACACCTTATTATGCATCAATTAAACCAGTGTTACACTCAACTGACTTGGCAGCAGAATAATGTCCAAAG gCTGAAGCAAATGTTAAGTGATCTTATGCAGCAACAAGAACAACAGTGTCAGGAGAAACCATCACGAAAGGAGAGAGGCAGTAGTGCACCACCACCTCCATCTCCTGTTTTCTGTCCATTCAGCTTTTCTCCACAACCTGTGAACCTCTTTAGTGTTCCAGGATTtactaatttttcttcctttgctccAG GTATTAACTATAATCCAGTGTTCCCGTCTGGTTTTGGAGATTTTGCACATAATATTTCACCAcgcagcagtgagcagcaggagcaacaACATCCTCTAGATCATAATACTTCTGGCAAAACTGAGTATATGGCATTCCCCAAACCCTTTGAAAGCAGTTCTTCTAATggagcagaaaaacaaag aagGAATCATAGACAACCtgaagaggaaatggaaaacataTCAACTTGGCTTAATGATAGCCAAGAAATCAAAAAAGATGATCAGTCTCAACTGAATGCAGGTTTTGCAGTTCCAGTACAAAATGTTGCTTCAGGTCATAAAAATCAGTGTGATACGAACAGGAGAAGAGAGTTTGATGAAGAGTCTTTGGAGAGTTTTAGTAGCATGCCTGATCCAATAGACCCAACTACTGTGACAAAGACATTTAGATCTAGAAAAGCATCAGCGCAAGCAAGCCTGGCATCAAAAGATAAAACACCCAGATCAAAGAATAAGAGGAAGAGTTCTTCTCAGCTGAAAGGCAGAAGCAAAAATACTG GTTATGAAAGTGCAAGTGCTTCTAGTGTGTGTGAGCCCTGCAAGAGCAATAAAATCAGACACACTGATGACGTGGTTCATGCAAAGGTGTTCAGCAAAAGGAATCAGGAGcaattggaaaaaataattaaatacagtaGATCTACAGAAATGTCTTCAG CGCATGCTAGGAGAATTCTGCAGCAGTCTAACAGAAATGCATGCATTGAAGCGCCAG aaactGGTAGTGATCTTTCTATGTTTGAAGCTTTGCGAGACACAATTTATTCTGAAGTAGCAACTCTTATTTCTCAAAATGAGTCTCGTCCCCACTTTCTTATTGAACTTTTCCATGAGCTTCAGCTGCTAAATACAGATTATCTGAGGCAAAGGGCTCTATATGCTTTACAG GATATAGTGACCAGACATTTatctgagaaaaatgaaaagggaaagtGTGCAAAATCACTTAATTCTGCAACATGGGTGGCATCAAATTCTGAACTCACTCCTAGTGAAAGCCTTGCCTCTACAGATGAT GAAACTTTTGGCAAGAACATTGCAGAAGCATGTCAAGATTGTGAACAACCTGATGCAGACAATGGGAGTATTATGTCTACTTCTTCAAATTTTGAACCCTTTGCCACTGATGACCTTG GCAACACAGTGATTCACTTAGATAAAGCTTTGTCTTGGATGAGGGACTATGAGCGTATGAAAGTTGAACCTGAAAGTACCCTTGACTCTGAGGGCTGCTCTAGTAATTTTCAGGGTGCTTCTACTGCTAAATTAGAAG gTCCAGGTACTGGTGAATGTCAGTCTGTGCCACAGTCAGGTGATGTTTCTGCAGTTCCATGTCCTCGTATAGATACTCAGCAGCTTGACCGGCAGATTAAAGCAATTATGAAAGAGGTCATTCCTTTTCTGAAG GAACACATGGATGAAGTATGCTCTTCTCAATTACTGACATCAGTAAGACGTATGGTCTTGACTCTTACACAACAAAATGATGAAAGTAAAGAATTCGTGAAGTTCTTTCATAAGCAGCTTGGCAGTATACTTCAG GATTCACTGGCGAAATTTGCTGGTAGAAAGTTAAAAGATTGTGGGGAGGATCTTCTTGTGGAGATCTCTGAAGTGTTATTCAATGAATTagctttttttaaactcatgCAAGACTTGGACAACAACAGCATTTCTGTAAAGCAGAGATGTAAACGAAAAATAGAAACTACTGAAGGAATGCAGTCTTATGTTAAagag GCAAAAAAAGGTCTCCAGGTGGATGTCTGTTCTTCTGTTGAAGATGTTGATGAGGACAAA GATAAGGATGAGACTGAAACTGCTAAACAAGCACCAGACTCAGAAGTGCGTGCTGGTAACGGAGTGCCTGAAAGTATTAGATCTGATGCGTCTGATcaagaggaagatgaggaaagTGAAAGAGGTCCAGTGGCAATAA GTTTATCAAAGGCAGAAACCCAAGCTCTGACTAACTATGGCAGTGGAGAAGATGAGaatgaagatgaagaaatagAATTTGAGGAAGGACCTGTTGATGTGCAAACATCACTACAAGCCAGCAGTGAAACAACTGAAAACGAACAG